AGTCTGGCGACCGCACAGCTGCTAACGAAGCCCTGCGCACCGCCCAGCCTGAAATGCAGCGCGCCGTTTCCAAGGGCGTTGTGAAGCTGAACACCGTCAGCCGCAAAATCTCTCGCCTTTCTGCCCGCATCAAAGCCATGCAGGCTTCCAAGGCCGCCTGAACCACCTTTACGCTTGGCCTTTAAGCCACCAGGGCAGGCTGCTTACAGCACGCCTGTGCGCTAAAGCCAGCACGGTTCAGGAATGTTTGGGAAAGCGCGCTTGTCACGTGAACAGGCGCGTTTTTCTGTGTTTATAGCCCTGGAGCCCAGCCCGCCATTATGGGGCGGGGCGCCGCTTGTGGGGGCGCTTTTCATTTCGTGTTTCATTTTCTATCATTCACCCCGCTTTCACGTTCAAACGCTTTCACGCTCAAGCAAGGCATTCAGCAACCACCAAGGCTAGGGAGGCCACTAG
The sequence above is drawn from the Formicincola oecophyllae genome and encodes:
- the rpsT gene encoding 30S ribosomal protein S20, translating into MANTPSARKRIRQNATRRARNVSRMSRMRTFVKKVEGAIQSGDRTAANEALRTAQPEMQRAVSKGVVKLNTVSRKISRLSARIKAMQASKAA